The Primulina tabacum isolate GXHZ01 chromosome 1, ASM2559414v2, whole genome shotgun sequence genome contains the following window.
TTGCCATGATTTAAGATAAGATCAAGAGTGGTTTAAACCTGTTTTAGAGTCACACACTCATGCCTAAACCACCTCATAACCGAAGGAAATAAGCTTGCTGGAATCGGGTTGCTATCAAGGGGTTAAGGGTTCGGGTTTCATGAATAAGGGGGAGGGCTGGCCTTGGCTTGGGTTCAGGGCTGGCTAGGGGCTTGGTTGAGTctagggtagagtcctagccaagctaggacttgggtttgagggctgggaggagtcctgatacactaggactcctacccgagatgCTGCACAGAATCGTGCAGGGGCGCGCGGCTTGCTGGAGAGTGAGGGCTCGGTCCAGGGctcaagggctgggctaggtcaagtCCTTAGTGTCCTAGGTAGGTGTACTAGAGAGTGGTTGGGGTGCTGGAGCGTTGGCTAGGTTCCTAATTTCACCAACTTAGAGTCCTTGCAAAACAAAACTCTCGGCCATCATAGAGGTGATTGAGGGGCTCACGTTTTTGGGTTTGGGATGGTTTCTAAGTGATCTAAGGGTTCAGTAGGGTACTCTATATGTTGGTCATGgtttggatcaacatggttcgggagtgactcgagaaaatcgaaagatggctcggggtcgaagtttatgtGTCATAATAGGGTTTCTAAactaaaataattgaaaaacggttcacgggggtcgagtcgtggttcatgggggctaacataatataaaaagactaaattttgaatttaagaattttatattaaagttcgggatttttcgggattaaaacaccgtcaaaacaattaattaaagataaatgaaaaagtttaATGTTTAAGCTAAAcaaaattatgggaaaattaatttaggctaattaattatttgagacatgttagagtcaatgaattcatgaaaaagtcaaaatcgaaggaattttacgtctaagggtataacgatctttttacaccaaaaaaattagtaaacatcatggcagtgctctaaatgctgtttttatgatattatgattatgttCAAATGTTtaatgaaatgttcatgattaaattatgatttttaaatggctatgggatttttatgatttaaggaagacatttaaaagacatgttgcatgcttggtttcaaaaacaaaaaaatgttatgttatgcatgattttataaagtgatgtgaatgtaaaacgttgaaggaagtgaagtaattgtgactaattcgataatgatggagatatcgtgagggcgacggtcccagtgggaacccgacgatcgtatttccattattacgattatgaggatatgaggttgaGGTAAGAATAGAAATATCGTgaaggaaaaaggccccagagggagcccatttataggaaaaggccccagagggaccccgacgatcgtattctattcgaaagaggataggccagggcccagttgaccggtgagagtgttgctggtgtcccccgccgcccagtactgcggtttcatgtagatggatccatcgaattttgaggtttgaggaaagtcaaaaTTAACGAtcgaattcaacaaaggaaaaggaaaaagaaaatgtttatgatcatgttaaaacgttttatgttatttcatgttgaggaaaaaggaaagagttaaggtttatttatgcatgtcaggaaatgttatttttacgtaaaagtattttcactaatGCATGtagttttatacgtattatttgttgtaaagattatggtgtgttgagtttttagactcactaggtgtgatgaatGCAGGTGaatttgagggaggtcttgatggattATTTGACtgaactgaaggtgcacacaacccgaggaccaacgcttctacttcttccgcatttacgatttatgattcatgatttacgttaaaaattttaagactatttatttatgcttttgagagatttttgagatgtttagtatgtgctatacttttcaaatttattactTTTTAGGTTTGATAAAACAGTTgacaatttcattttatgactattgcacttgatttttaagatACTTGTttgttggtttatttttaaaaaaaggtgcaaaatattttataaaaatatttttatgcatgtgtgAGGTTCGGTCAAGGGtgcttagtttttttttaaaaaaatttctagtacttttaaagcaataaaaagggcaaaCGTTTCACTTTCATAGTACTCGTTCATGGACTCTCTagtcttcattttaatattgtcaaacttctgaacagcaactgatagtttattttcttttgtctgctcatttccttcgcATAGCTGGATCAGTTTCTCACTAATCTCTTTTGTTGTTCTGCACATCTTTATTTGACTGAAAAAGTAATTTTATCCAGTGTCTTGTACAGAATATCTTTGGCCACATTATCCAAATtggtttttcttttatcttatgTTGTCCATTCTTCACGTGGTTTGTCGATGCGGTGTGGTgcaccatcagttatggcaacagcAGTATTTTTTTTCACTATTCTCAATGGTTCGTCAGTtatgacgtaccacatatcatcgtcttctgcagctaagtgagcctgcattcttatcttccaatcatcgaatTCTTGTATGGAGAACATTGGAATCTTATTGAAGGAAGACATGGTATTCAGATGTAAAGATGAAAATATTCagaaacaagattcaaccgctctgataccacttgttaggatcagtTGGGTGTGATAAAATGTTTAGAAGGGAGGTTGAAATAACACTTGAAAATTTTCACAATTTTTCGATggatgaatcagtttagtgataaactgaattcgtgaatcttgttgtcaatgtcaatcagttaactaatgaaagtgtggaaataaactaaaactgaaactcttagtaataatacaattttatcagtactcaactgatgCAATTTCTAAGCACAACTAATCTATAAAAGATCAAATATTACAACAATCAATGTTCGTGCTTTAACTCGAAATATAACCTGAAAGCTATGGATATGTATGATAAACGTGTGCTTCTTATCTATGAAAGTTTTAACTCAAGAATGAATGTGCGCACAAAAGTTGTTTCTCAGTTGGTAACTGGTTGACTCTTCTCAtctgatcttctcggctatttataggctttgcttccagCGGTAATAATGAACgcatttgaatctttttatccgttagacacgtcaacattcttctgacaatcgtacaatGCATCTTTCCTGAAATGTAGCGTTCCTACTATAAGTTGCAGTCTGCACTGTAAAATTTGTCGGTTGTTGGCTACgctccttaactgatgacgtgtcaaactgatttatcagttgactctTTATAGCCGCTAGGATTAACTGATTGctgtgtaactgatcagtcttaacttATCGTCCAGTTGACTACAGTTAGCTTTGaacagttcagttgcctttaataatttgcgcattaatcttcagttcgggACAAATATCAGTTACacattttcagttcagttatattCAGTTGTCTTGATCAGTTCTTCAATATTTTCACcctcaatttgtcaaactttgaaattataattcCAACAAGACTTACTTGGATCAGTTTTTCATtttattcatagatgacatcctCATCTATTCGAAGAACCAGAAGGAGAATAGTCAGCATTTGAGTACAGCGATGCAGGTATTGCAGAGCCGAAATTTGTATGCAAAATTCATAAAGTGAGTTTTGGTAGGAAAAAGTAGAATTCTTGGGTCACGTTGtctctagcagtggtattgaggttgATCCGTCCAAAGTAGAAGCTGTGAAGGAATGGATTGTAACGACAAAAGCCTCGGAGATTCGCAGATTCCTTGGCTTGGCGGGTTATTACGGAAAATTCATTAAAGGATTCTCTTCTATTGCAGTGTCACTTACCTCGTTGACGAAcaagaatgctaagtttgtgtggagcacTGAATGTCAGAAgtgctttgatactttgaagcaagctcttataaTAGCGCCAGTTTTAACCATGCTGAAACGTCTACCActcgtttttcttcaaaatgtactagaaattttttttcttactttcagcCGAAATATGTacttacatatatatacatatatttgacaccatttaaaataaaccaaccaactattatttgaaaatccaaaagaactcaattcaaaatgtaaaatcgtaaatcgtcaaccaaacaaaaatttaatattttacaaaaataaagcataaactcttaaacctctcaaaacctctcaaaagcataaaagtcataaaatactTAAAGTagcttaaatcataaacttaatttTTGCGGAAAACTAACGATGgacctcgggttgtgtgcaccttcagtccatcTAGTTCAACTATGAAGTCCTCCATCAATATAaatctcacctgcatcgatcacgcCTAGTGAGTCATTGACTCAGCAAAACTTAAtcatgatagcaagtaatacatatacattcacaagcaactatgaaaatacttttaataatatAGTCTTTCATGATCATGTataaatttaaacattttccattcatcatatactttttttttcatcatatatgtgtacatttccctttttattgaattcacatcctcaattgtgactttcgtattagctgtaggtcgatggatccatctacgtataaccacggtacctgacggcggggacatcagcgacactctcgtccgtcaactgagccttggccttgaATATCATTATATCATCGTATtaatcacaatcaattcacatcattcaacttttcatattcccatcacttttaaaaattcatgctcatgtaaatcatttttcttttaatccAAGCATGCatcatgtcttttagcattaacgtttcatcataaaattccataagctttcgaaataaacattttaacatttattacagcattgagggcactgccaggacgtctaacatttttcaggtgtaaaatgactgttttgcccttgaaaccctaactttctcaatttatcattagaccttaaaacgacgatcCAAATAATTCCGAACTTAACATAGCACCTTAAAATATGcccattaatattttttaaacgtaaacttaagctcctCAACTAATTTTTAAATTCGTATACACCCCGATTTTAACTCaaattgactcgaaacttaaccaaaccttaccaaacttgaaccgtGGCTTATGAAAATCTAACTAACCATTTTTCATCCCAAACCAAGCAAATTAAAACCCATAGAACAGCCTAGGAACCTTTTGAAATTTTCTGCACaaaagaaccctagctctagtTGGTCCGAACTCTACCTTGCCTCggctccagcccttaaccactatGTCCAGACCTTAATTGACActcctaggaccatgaccaaACCCTAGACAAGATACTTGAACAGACTCTATAACCCTTGCACGAGGATGGCCCCTATGAACCCTTCCTAAGCCTTACACGCGTCTATCTTCCCCTACAGCCCTAGGCCTTGCACCAGCCTTCCTCCAAGCCATCTAGGACCTTGACCCAGCCCCTTTAGGACCCCTGGACATGTCCTAACAGCAGATAAGAGCCATGTCCTTCTAGGAACCTAATTCGAAAACCCTAGCCTTCCTTAGCCCCAATTTTCGTCCATCTTTGTCACCCTCTTTGTCCAGCTTTTAAACATGCACCTAAGGGTCCTTAAACATGTTGAAACATCCCTTCCCATAGACCTACCAAGGAagcccctttatgcatcatAAACAAgtgttttaaaagatgaaaacattagttttgtgcatgtatagccacaaaaaacgaaaatatataaagcttatcatgttttttttacaatcatgtatcaaaaatataatatggtgtgaaagatgagtgaaggaagattaaggcgtgcctttgcatttattaCGCTCGAAAATCAACTTGCGATGCGAGGGACGTTGACGAAGGGGAGACCTTGCTGaaattttcttcaattttcacGTCTAGCAGCCTTCGAATTAATGTGTGTGGCTGTGTGGGGTGAGGGGAGAAGTGTCCTAGTTTTCCTAGGTgttttgtgcgtgagtttgAAGGAAGAAAATGACTTGGAAGCATTGATTATTTGGTATAAAATACATGGTGAAAGCTTAGGTAccattaacctagtataataAGCCCATGAAGCccattagttaatatttaaaatattttgtttaggaaattttgtgaaaatattagccgagttctcaaaaaatCCCTATCTTTATTGAAAATCaattaccggtttaaaatatgactcggcGTATCAAAACAccttcatttttcaaaattcatatttaaaatacaccacacattaaaaaattaaaaataactatttaataaaataatttccctCATATGATtaccggtctccgttcctctaTCGCGTGTCGAATAACTTTTGAAAACatagttttatgcattttaatataaaactacattttaaacatgtaaacatgcctaccataATCAATTTatgctaattaaaataatttaattaaaatacataagaaatttgataacttgcataattgttgtaacgtccaaaaaacAAACCTACATAAACCACATGaatgcaaattattttaattggttaattgttttgtttaattgcttttaaattctagcatgatatttattatatgattaaatgtatgattgcatgattaaatgataatatgacataatacatgaaattaaatattttaccctaatattcgataataagcaaggaaaaagagaccggggacgaccaagacaagaatatgtatttttcattaaataatggcaatacttcctaatatgatttaaaaatgatttaattttcttaaaaatgttggagttcgaattattttataagtcgagctcgatttttcctgggaagccggttttgggcaaataaggagttttaaaagctcaaaaatattatttttgagaaattaaatttataaacttttatgttttaattaaataagagttattgggcccaatttaattaaattaagtaggcTCAATTAtccttaagcttgcaagcccaaaatcaAAGCTCATTAGCatgataattaattataaataagtgtcATAGGTCTTTTAAACCTCACAATGCACCTTCAACTAGCcgaaatacacacacacacacacaccacaatttcaaaatatttgggaGAAGAAaaggcttgtgttcttcgtcgtccggtcgtccaacctCGCACTCTCGCctaagatcgtatattcgagcgttataaacgcaaagacacgttcctaaactcttttaaacatcatacaaatcatattatgcatgatttaattgtttatgtatgaaaaatataggtgtttgatattttttacggtaaaacgtttatttaaaaaaaaaaagatgattTCACGCTCGTTTTAAGAATCCAACGAGTGTGCTACCagtacatgataaaatatgaataaaacttgaacaaaacatgataaaagtGAAGGAAATAACAAGCTGGAACAACCGTGGACAGCAAAGAAGGAGCCGTGGGGTTTTAAGGTTGCACTTGAGTCATGTGGCTCGTTTCTTTGCATGGGGACTCACGGGTTGGCCAGGGCTTGGGTTGGGGCCTGAGCTGGATGGAGgtcagggtcaggaagggtcctagctTGCTCGTAGCTTTGGAGGAGTCCCGTGGAGCATGGACTCCTCGTGCGAGCTGGTAAAGTTGGCAGCATCCAAGGGGGTTGCGGCTGGCCTGGGCACGAGCCAAGCTGATCCATCAGGGTCATAGGGTGATGGCATGGGTCGGGCCAGGGGCTGGAGCGGCTGGgctcgctgctggctcgagcaAAACGAGAGACGTGAGAGAGCATTAGCGCGTAGGTTGTTATGCTTGGTTTGGTGGCTCTATGCGTGGGTTCCAGGGCTTGGGATAATCTAGGCAGGGTCTAGGCGTGGTCCAAGGATGGTTAGGGTCAcgaggggtcaagtggttaagggctggaagagCCCTAGTTGGGTGAGGAGTCCTAAATATGCAAGgagactcacgcacacacacatgcagaactTGGGTCAGTTTCCAAGCGAGTTTGAGCAACTTAGGGGCTGGTTCTTCGAGCTCGGCTTGGTcaagagggtgcctaggtgggttggctcgggtttgacTCGAGGTGGCGCGACCATGGCTCGATTATTTTAGGAGATGGATCGATGTGTCCTTACGTGTGTCAAAAACAAGATTAAAAGGAAGAAATttcgaaccatgggtccacatgggtggctcatgatttggaagggtagaatatgcaataaaaatgttatgtttaaaatttggtatcaaaataatgagttttggatttatccgagatttaaCCGCCTCACGGaacattaattaataataattgaaatacctagttttaagctttataaaattatatttaagcttaaataattatttagaatatgcTCATGttattaaaaatgaaaaaaagataaaatcgataATTTTTACGTCaaggggcaaaacggtaattttacacttaggaaaatacgtaaaagcttggaAGCGTcacgaaggatcataatgcacgTTAAATGATAAcctatgatttaaaatgattcttttgatgataatatgttattttacgatttatggtaaagttgtgcaatttttactttCTAAattctatttttggaaagttatgctattttatgttttaaaagaaaaggaaaatttttttgagggatgtgaattgactgtgacatatgatatatgatttgtggaGGATCCGTTTATGTGAGGAGGGTGAACTTAGAATtttatggggatgtcgtgaggggaaaaagcccagagggaacccatttatgggaaaaggccctcgAGGAAACCCGTCCATAggagaaggcccccgagggaaccccgacAATCGTATTTTATGGTGGAGCCTAGGGCACACCCctatgggccatgtggagctgaagactgatcagtcgatccaaggataaaagctagtcactttcaaagatcaaacttcacccaaaatgatatatgattgaaagttttacgattttaatgattttttattagagatatttttatgcttattTTGTTGTTAGTTTGATCTTcttaaaggtcgatttaggagTTTTGGTTAGTCgaggatttatgatttattttatgcacttgagatttcatatgttaatttattatgattgttagaaatgttaagttattttatgtaattagtattttcgagtttatgatttatgattagtaTAAAAAAAGTCGAgatcgtttcagttggtatcaatgCAAGGTTTTTcccaaagggttgtgtactgtcactccgagaagctcaagaagtcacgcctcaagtatgtgagtttttactgttttatattttatatgctaaaattccTTTAAATGCTTATATGATGCATGATATAAATGTTAATTGCATGCTGTATGGAAAaatgttaaatgcatgttgggtagTGGAATGGATTGAGTTAATGAAGAACTTATAAAAATAGAGTGCATGCACTACTTGAGCTGGATTTAGAAGTCGACTTTGGGAAGTTTTGGGTTAGAattgcaattttcaagattttgaggacTGAATTGAAGAgtaagatttaagttagaagttAAGTTTGAGGTGGATAAGGGAATCTAAACTTTGCAACTATCAAGACAAGGAAaatttcgaagacgaaattctattcggggggggggggggtggtgGAGATTTGTAACGTCTGAAAAACAAACTATTGTCCAACCGAAATCTCTTCATGGATGACATCACAACGAAATGCTCGGCATACCATTCTAGCGGCATTGCACATGCCATTAGATGGATCTAAATTTCTAAGCAACATTATAGGAAAATGTTTTTTAAGGACAAGTCGGTGAGGTGGCAAACCATTAGGCGTTAGACCATTCAAGAACTCCTCTGAATATGAATTATGCGTGTCATCGATTGCTTCATCAAAGCTAAGGAAATGTATGGCTTCTCCTGGAAACAACGATATAATTTTTTCATTCAACGCATCGACATAGGTATTTTTCGTCAATAGAATTGCTCGCTCGATCATGTAAGTTGATGAAAGATAGTTATCATTATCGTATAACCCTTGGTATACATTTTCAATCAGTTTATTTTCTGACATCTCAATAGCTCCTTGACACAATTTAGTTATCATATGTGATGGGATTTTGATATTCCCATTATCATCGACATGCTCCACCCCTGTACCCACTTTGAGCAAGAACTCGCAAAAATCAGGATCATTTTTCGCCCGCATGTTTTCATGTAAAAGAATGATTATCATACATGGAAACAAATGCGATCGAATAAAGCTTCCATCGATAGTTTCTTCAATTTTTGCTTTAGGAATAACAGGAAGAACTTGCATAAAATCCCCTCCTAATAATACTATTTTTCCACCAAACTGTTCTTTGTTGGCAACAACGTCTTGAAAAGTTCGATCAACAACTTCGATTGCGTATCGTCTGCACATCGGAGCTTCATCCCAAACAataatgtcacgccccgagactgaagcgtcggtgacatccggaattgtttaaaaattacttgaaaacaattaagcctcgtagcaaatggctaaaaaccagtctttttcatataataaaacattgtctttacaatgacaacTCTTCATCAGAGTTTGCGGAAACTAAACAGAAGGAAAGGTAAAAATCTTGATTCTTGATCTCGTCAAtcgatcaccatccccagaaagcttcttgttcctcctcattcaaTTGCTCTTCATTCTTATCTGAAAGTTGTaagggtgagtgttttggaaaacactcagcaagtgagggtcgatcgatttccaaagatacatatagaacttagttttcttaaagaatctctttaacaaactttcaaaacttatttcTTTTAACTTATTATAACATAACCGaatcaaatatgagacaaaggttATCAGACGATTTAGAGCAGTTCAGAAGCaaatcagaacaattcagaacaagcacaacactgttactcatctcatttctatggtcaaattgtccccaatatgttagtcgtctaaggggtgaggccagaacacagttttatacccactgatgggggccagacagaacacatatttatacccactgatgggggccagaacacagttttatacccactgatgggggccagacagaattacaattatcGTTCTATTTCAAATCGATTTGTAACAGTGTATCACATAATTCAAACTTATCGAACAAAACTTATCATAATCTTGAACGAatacagcggaatcaaagaatatCGAAAACCAGAACGAACAAACCAGAAAGAGCATatcatcgatcgaaattttaaaaaggACAGACTctattttttgaaaaagaagACATACTttcatgcatgtcatgatatattatacaaagtttaaaattacaaataatgtacgtaacaaaaacccacttactgtTCTTGAAGTTATGGTCCAAAACGAGCGAAGCTTGCTTGAACGAATTTTGCTGAATTTCGGTCGAGTGATGACAGAACCTGGACAGAATCTTTATGTCAGTGTGGACAGCAATTCACAGCACTGAAAAGCCAGAAAAATTCCTCCTTCTTCCTTCTAGCAAGCGACGGCCGAGAGGTGGTTTTGGAGGGGAAAGGAGCCGATTTTTCTTGCTGAATTTTGGGTGCATTTTCTTTAACATGTTGGGGTGTATTTATAGGTTCCAAAAAGGCTTTtcatccccccccccccccccccccccaaccaTGGCCAAAATATTGGGCTCCAAGAAATGCCTTCAATGTGGTCAACAATCCATCCAACCACCAAGAGTCATCTAGGTTTTCTAAAGGGACTTTTCTTGCATAATAAATTTGTCCAAACCCTTAGCTCCCTTTCTGTTGGTTATCTCAATGGTCATctcttgcataataagtttgtccaaacctttggCTCATGGACAATTCTTGCTCAATAAATTTGTCCATTCCCTTAGTTCCTCCTTTAGCTCCCTTTTTCGTCcttttaggacaagcatggttgagcttcaTTGAGCTGAAAGATTGAGTCTTTGAGCTGGGAGTTTACTTCTCCGATGATGATTTTTGATTCATGCGGTTTCTTATAGCATGGCTTCCCGTTGAGCTATCTTCGAGCTTCGGAGCtacttcctcgagttaaattAGATGATTTGTTTCGAAAATTCCGGCTTCTCACAAATAAGCTTAGTCAAACGTAGCCGATCAGCGATACCATTCTGTTTCGAGATAGAACAATAACTATTTTCATGTAGCTCGATTGGGATCATAAATCGCGAATGCACTGTTTGACCTCCTGGTAGAA
Protein-coding sequences here:
- the LOC142506663 gene encoding uncharacterized protein LOC142506663, coding for MCRRYAIEVVDRTFQDVVANKEQFGGKIVLLGGDFMQVLPVIPKAKIEETIDGSFIRSHLFPCMIIILLHENMRAKNDPDFCEFLLKVGTGVEHVDDNGNIKIPSHMITKLCQGAIEMSENKLIENVYQGLYDNDNYLSSTYMIERAILLTKNTYVDALNEKIISLFPGEAIHFLSFDEAIDDTHNSYSEEFLNGLTPNGLPPHRLVLKKHFPIMLLRNLDPSNGMCNAARMVCRAFRCDVIHEEISVGQ